In Hasllibacter sp. MH4015, the following proteins share a genomic window:
- the dctP gene encoding TRAP transporter substrate-binding protein DctP — translation MKIKTLLLGGAIGAVAATTGYAEEIRMQTFLGATAATTVAFEDMAAELAEATGGEVQITVLPGGAVVGAAETIEAIQNGILEGQYTAPTYFAGSDPAMGVLGDTIAAYPDSETRNRWFTEGGGLDLARALYAQYDMMFICPVYWPPEQIPSTVPINTVADFEGLSMRAPGGLASDLLSRAGASLVTMGVGESVTAMETGVLDATDLANVALNVALGMHNQADYSILARHSMAVTEMSVSMDTWNALSPENQQAFEDACNAMSERLATELPEADAAAAEQAQTELGVTFIEFGEAEAATFRALTDEVWTEWGGRSPNAQAIVDSHRAFLTELGLN, via the coding sequence ATGAAGATCAAGACCTTGCTGCTTGGCGGCGCGATTGGCGCCGTCGCCGCGACCACCGGTTATGCCGAAGAGATCCGAATGCAGACCTTCCTTGGCGCGACCGCCGCAACAACCGTCGCGTTCGAGGATATGGCCGCCGAACTGGCCGAGGCGACGGGGGGCGAAGTGCAGATTACCGTCCTGCCCGGTGGCGCGGTCGTGGGTGCCGCGGAAACCATCGAGGCGATCCAGAACGGCATCCTCGAAGGCCAGTACACCGCGCCCACGTACTTCGCGGGCAGCGACCCCGCCATGGGCGTTCTGGGCGACACGATTGCCGCCTATCCCGACAGCGAGACGCGCAATCGCTGGTTCACCGAAGGCGGCGGCCTCGACCTCGCCCGCGCGCTTTATGCGCAATATGACATGATGTTCATCTGCCCCGTCTATTGGCCGCCGGAGCAGATCCCCTCCACCGTGCCGATCAACACGGTCGCCGATTTCGAAGGCCTGTCCATGCGAGCGCCCGGCGGCCTCGCCTCCGACCTGCTCAGCCGGGCGGGTGCGTCGCTTGTGACGATGGGTGTGGGCGAAAGCGTGACGGCGATGGAAACCGGTGTGCTGGACGCCACCGACCTTGCCAATGTGGCCCTCAACGTGGCGCTCGGCATGCACAATCAGGCCGACTATTCGATCCTCGCCCGCCACTCAATGGCCGTCACGGAAATGAGCGTGTCGATGGACACATGGAACGCCCTGTCGCCGGAGAACCAGCAAGCCTTTGAAGACGCCTGCAACGCGATGTCCGAACGGCTTGCCACGGAATTGCCCGAGGCCGATGCGGCCGCCGCCGAACAGGCGCAGACGGAACTGGGCGTGACCTTCATCGAATTCGGCGAGGCGGAGGCCGCAACCTTCCGCGCCCTGACCGATGAGGTCTGGACGGAATGGGGCGGGCGCAGCCCGAATGCGCAGGCCATCGTCGACAGCCACCGCGCCTTCCTGACCGAACTGGGCTTGAACTGA
- a CDS encoding HpcH/HpaI aldolase/citrate lyase family protein: MDLPKNRFKAALKEGRSQIGLWNTIGGNTVPELLGGAGFDWVLVDCEHSAIETIEVLTALQAIGQVPETSAIVRPATNDPTLFKRLLDMGAQTLLVPYVQSAAEAETAVRAMRYGPQGMRGMAGMTRATRYGQVRDYYNRAEEELCLIVQVETIAALEHLEAIATTDGVDGVFIGPADLSASMGLRGQVNHPDVVSVIEGAFDTLKRLNVPIGIMALNPEDAKRYIALGATMTAVGVDLVLLADSIAALRATF; this comes from the coding sequence ATGGACCTGCCAAAGAACCGCTTCAAAGCCGCCTTGAAAGAGGGGCGCAGCCAGATCGGCCTGTGGAACACCATTGGCGGCAATACGGTGCCGGAGCTTCTGGGCGGGGCGGGGTTCGACTGGGTTTTGGTCGATTGCGAGCATTCCGCAATCGAGACGATCGAGGTTCTGACGGCGCTGCAAGCCATCGGGCAGGTGCCGGAGACCTCGGCCATCGTGCGGCCTGCGACCAACGATCCGACGCTGTTCAAGCGGCTGCTCGACATGGGGGCGCAAACCCTGCTGGTGCCATATGTGCAATCGGCGGCAGAGGCCGAAACCGCCGTTCGCGCCATGCGCTACGGTCCCCAAGGCATGCGCGGCATGGCGGGGATGACGCGCGCCACTCGGTACGGGCAGGTCAGGGACTACTACAATCGCGCGGAGGAGGAGCTGTGCCTGATCGTTCAGGTCGAAACGATCGCGGCGCTGGAACATCTGGAGGCCATCGCCACGACCGACGGCGTGGACGGTGTGTTCATCGGCCCCGCCGACCTCAGCGCTTCCATGGGACTGCGCGGGCAGGTCAATCATCCCGACGTGGTGTCCGTCATCGAAGGGGCCTTCGACACGCTCAAGCGCCTGAACGTGCCCATCGGCATCATGGCCCTGAACCCCGAGGACGCGAAACGCTACATTGCGCTCGGCGCGACGATGACCGCGGTGGGCGTGGACCTTGTCCTTCTGGCCGACAGTATCGCCGCCCTGCGCGCGACGTTCTGA
- a CDS encoding TRAP transporter small permease subunit: MRFLDTFALWLGRTAAWCFGAIILVMVYEVVARYGFGAPTAWAHEISVLLAGFAFIFGGAFCMAEGTHMRINFLVEKNPRLERVSHWLSIAAGAIYLSGLAYASWRMAERAIWRFALDGSWMPERTGSTFNSPLPSYLKVMLFLGAVLFLLVLLRRALPQKAR, translated from the coding sequence ATGCGATTTCTCGACACATTCGCCCTGTGGTTGGGGCGGACGGCGGCCTGGTGCTTCGGCGCCATCATCCTCGTGATGGTCTACGAGGTCGTCGCCCGCTACGGCTTTGGCGCGCCGACGGCGTGGGCCCACGAAATCTCCGTCCTGCTGGCGGGTTTCGCGTTCATTTTCGGGGGTGCCTTCTGCATGGCCGAGGGCACGCATATGCGGATCAATTTCCTGGTGGAGAAGAACCCGCGGCTGGAGCGCGTTTCGCATTGGTTGAGCATCGCGGCGGGCGCGATTTACCTGTCCGGCCTCGCCTATGCCTCCTGGCGTATGGCCGAGCGCGCGATCTGGCGGTTCGCGCTCGACGGCTCGTGGATGCCGGAGCGTACGGGATCGACCTTCAACTCTCCGCTTCCCTCCTACCTCAAAGTCATGCTGTTTCTTGGCGCGGTCCTGTTCCTTCTGGTCCTGCTGCGCCGCGCGCTGCCGCAAAAGGCGCGTTGA
- the dctP gene encoding TRAP transporter substrate-binding protein DctP: protein MITKFTRRMALTTATALSLVATTTGAFADGHAIQLRLSMSGSETDQRSVAMAEVFGPAVSDFASYEPAYNATLFAQGTELEAISRGNLEMTIASAQELAQFFPEFSIFTAGYVHQDAAHQVAVFNDPLMDPFKQQAIDELGVRLLSVMYLGRRHVNLRQCPDELTVETPADLDGVNLRMPGTDAWQFLGSALGASPTPMAFSEVYTALSTGAVDGQDNPLPTVVDARFYEVTCQIALTSHLVDLNYIAISEEVWQGMSEEQQAIVQQAADDAAELGRTRQLELEAELGSFLEENGLTLYEPDLAAFREAVQAAYLESEFAETWPEGVLEQINALGN, encoded by the coding sequence ATGATCACGAAATTCACCCGCCGCATGGCGCTGACCACGGCCACGGCACTATCGCTCGTGGCGACCACCACGGGGGCCTTTGCCGACGGCCACGCCATCCAGTTGCGCCTGTCCATGTCGGGGTCCGAGACGGATCAACGCTCCGTCGCGATGGCCGAGGTCTTCGGGCCCGCCGTGTCCGACTTCGCCAGCTACGAGCCCGCCTATAACGCGACATTGTTCGCCCAGGGCACCGAGCTTGAGGCGATCAGCCGGGGCAACCTGGAAATGACCATCGCATCGGCGCAGGAGCTGGCCCAGTTCTTCCCGGAATTCTCCATCTTCACGGCAGGTTACGTCCATCAGGACGCGGCCCATCAGGTTGCCGTGTTCAACGATCCGTTGATGGACCCCTTCAAGCAGCAGGCGATTGATGAGCTTGGCGTGCGGCTTTTGTCGGTCATGTATCTGGGCCGCCGGCACGTGAACCTGCGCCAGTGCCCCGATGAATTGACAGTGGAAACGCCTGCCGACCTGGACGGCGTGAACCTGCGGATGCCCGGCACTGATGCGTGGCAATTCCTGGGATCGGCCCTTGGTGCCTCACCCACCCCGATGGCCTTCTCGGAGGTCTACACGGCCCTCTCGACCGGGGCTGTGGACGGGCAGGACAACCCGCTGCCGACCGTCGTGGACGCCCGCTTCTACGAAGTGACGTGCCAGATCGCGCTGACCTCGCACCTTGTGGACCTCAACTACATCGCCATCTCGGAAGAGGTCTGGCAAGGCATGAGCGAGGAGCAGCAGGCCATCGTCCAGCAGGCTGCTGATGATGCGGCGGAGCTTGGCCGCACCCGCCAGCTGGAGCTGGAGGCGGAGCTGGGGTCCTTCCTGGAAGAGAATGGTCTGACGCTTTATGAGCCCGACCTCGCGGCGTTCCGCGAGGCCGTTCAAGCCGCCTATCTCGAAAGCGAATTCGCGGAGACCTGGCCCGAAGGCGTGCTGGAGCAGATCAACGCGCTCGGCAACTGA
- a CDS encoding TRAP transporter large permease: MSFEVLACIATLFFLAGIGTPIGYSIILAALVYLGLGGMDLALAGEKIIQGLYRSFVLLAVPLFIVAANIMNAGTISDRLLGFCVAAVGRFRGGLGHVNVVASLIFSGMSGSAVADAAGIGKIIIQMMTKDGRYGRGYAAAITAASATIGPIIPPSIPMVLYALVSQSSIGALFLAGIIPGLIMGVVLMAMNSYIAHKRGFALEEPVPLRDLPKKTANAFPALLMPVILLYGIYGGVTTPTEAAAIAALYALLLAGLFYRALSLRGLYEIFVESARASAAVGVVIGGALILNFIVVSENIPGMVADALVGIEMSPTLFLLLVMLLVLLLGCVLDATTIILVIVPLFIPACRELGIDLVHFGVLVVVNSMIGLITPPYGILLFVINAVTGIPLREIISEVWAFLAVLVCALLLLVFLPDLVLWLPGRFGYGG; encoded by the coding sequence ATGAGTTTCGAGGTTCTGGCCTGTATCGCCACCTTGTTTTTTTTGGCAGGCATCGGCACGCCCATTGGCTATTCGATCATACTTGCCGCTTTGGTCTATCTGGGCCTTGGCGGGATGGACCTCGCACTGGCGGGGGAGAAGATCATCCAGGGCCTCTACCGCAGCTTTGTCTTGCTGGCCGTGCCGCTTTTCATCGTGGCCGCCAACATCATGAACGCAGGCACGATATCGGACCGATTACTGGGCTTCTGCGTGGCCGCCGTGGGCCGGTTCCGTGGGGGCCTCGGGCACGTCAATGTCGTGGCCTCCCTGATCTTTTCCGGCATGTCGGGTTCCGCGGTGGCGGACGCGGCGGGCATCGGCAAGATCATCATCCAGATGATGACCAAGGATGGCCGCTACGGACGCGGATATGCCGCTGCGATCACCGCGGCCTCGGCCACCATCGGCCCGATCATCCCGCCGTCGATCCCGATGGTGCTTTACGCGCTCGTCTCCCAATCCTCCATCGGGGCGCTGTTTCTGGCGGGCATCATTCCGGGTCTCATCATGGGCGTGGTCCTGATGGCGATGAACAGCTACATTGCCCACAAACGTGGCTTCGCCTTGGAAGAACCCGTGCCGCTGCGCGACTTGCCGAAGAAGACCGCGAACGCCTTCCCGGCGCTGCTGATGCCCGTAATCCTGCTCTACGGCATCTATGGCGGGGTCACGACCCCGACGGAGGCCGCGGCCATCGCCGCGCTTTACGCGCTGTTGCTCGCGGGCCTGTTCTATCGCGCGCTCAGCCTGCGGGGCCTTTACGAGATTTTCGTCGAAAGCGCCCGCGCCTCGGCGGCCGTGGGCGTGGTCATCGGCGGCGCGCTGATCCTGAACTTCATCGTCGTGTCCGAGAATATCCCCGGCATGGTCGCCGACGCGCTTGTGGGCATCGAGATGTCGCCCACGCTGTTCCTGCTACTGGTGATGCTGCTGGTCCTGTTGCTCGGCTGCGTGCTGGATGCCACCACGATCATCCTCGTCATCGTGCCGCTGTTCATCCCCGCGTGCCGCGAATTGGGCATCGACCTTGTGCATTTCGGCGTGCTGGTCGTGGTCAATTCCATGATCGGCCTCATAACCCCGCCCTACGGTATCCTGCTCTTCGTCATCAACGCTGTCACCGGCATCCCGCTGCGGGAGATCATTTCCGAGGTCTGGGCCTTCCTCGCCGTCCTGGTCTGCGCGCTCTTGCTGCTCGTCTTCCTGCCTGACCTTGTCCTCTGGCTGCCGGGTCGTTTCGGCTACGGCGGCTGA
- a CDS encoding LuxR C-terminal-related transcriptional regulator: MQRLRTPEGKYRYSYVSAGLKASFGLDPAELMELDEVDHRWIHPDDRQGFIDALEHSAATLTRLDEEVRVAKAGGGYRWVRSVGNPRRLDDGTIIWDGVALDVTDRHEAHEALERSLQQARQNETSEGRFSYIAAQDVLDGLSRLRAAVDTLNPQQADARHVKAVFSEFERAILAARDLVEQPANDTGPAPQSSASVHDALTDRQREILSAVARGATNRDIAQEMQISEGTVKLHISAILKRLGVQNRTEAALAWRVA, translated from the coding sequence ATGCAGCGCCTCAGAACGCCGGAGGGGAAGTACCGATACAGCTATGTCAGTGCCGGGCTGAAGGCGTCCTTCGGGTTGGACCCGGCGGAGCTTATGGAACTGGACGAGGTGGATCACCGCTGGATTCATCCAGACGATCGGCAGGGTTTCATCGACGCGCTGGAACACTCCGCCGCGACCCTCACGCGCCTGGATGAGGAAGTCCGCGTCGCCAAGGCGGGTGGCGGCTATCGCTGGGTGCGATCGGTCGGCAATCCGCGCCGTCTTGATGACGGCACGATCATCTGGGACGGCGTCGCGCTGGATGTGACGGATCGGCACGAGGCGCACGAGGCGCTGGAGCGCTCGTTGCAACAGGCCCGCCAAAACGAGACGTCGGAGGGGCGGTTCTCCTATATCGCGGCGCAAGACGTGCTGGACGGCCTGTCGCGACTGCGCGCCGCGGTCGACACGCTCAACCCGCAACAGGCAGACGCGCGCCACGTAAAGGCCGTCTTCTCCGAATTCGAGCGCGCCATCCTCGCCGCAAGGGACCTCGTGGAACAGCCCGCCAACGACACGGGTCCGGCGCCGCAATCCTCCGCGTCCGTCCACGATGCGCTGACCGATCGGCAAAGAGAGATCCTGTCCGCCGTCGCGCGCGGCGCGACCAACAGGGACATCGCGCAGGAGATGCAGATATCGGAGGGCACCGTGAAATTGCACATCTCAGCGATCCTGAAACGGTTGGGTGTGCAGAACCGGACGGAGGCTGCGCTCGCCTGGCGGGTTGCGTGA
- a CDS encoding bifunctional sugar phosphate isomerase/epimerase/4-hydroxyphenylpyruvate dioxygenase family protein — MKLGIATVSISGTLDEKIDAIAGAGFDGIEIFEQDFIADTRPPRAVGQRIREAGLELMLFQPFRDFEGLPGDLRRKAFDRAERKFDLMQELGCELVLVCSSVHPDALGGIDRAADDFAELGERAGPRGLRIGFEALAWGRHVDDHRDAWEIVRRADHPNVGLILDSFHTLGRGIDPDTIRRIPGDRIFFVQLADAPKIDMDLLYWSRHFRNMPGEGDLDVPAFMRAVMATGYEGPASLEIFNDQFRGGPAQQIAQAGKRALLNLMDDVRRTEPNITVALPPMPAPTPPTAVEFVEFATRGAEAEALSRLLETMGFRHTAQHKTKDLALWQQGSIRILLNAETRGHADTSYIARGTNVCDLGLRVPSATDAMGRALALGASPFLQPRQTGEMDLPAIRGLGGSVLHFVDGGTLQVWDVEFDPVASSGPDAGLIAVDHVAQTMGYEEMLSWSLFYTTLFGLGKEPMIDVIDPDGLVRSQALSSPNGGVRITLNGADTHRTLAGGFLAESFGASVQHVAFATDDIFATARALDGTGFRALPMPENYYADLASRFDLAPAMLEAMARANILYERDGGAEFFQLYSRPFLSGLFFEIVQRSDGYTGYGAANAPFRIAALKRLGRGRGIPRG, encoded by the coding sequence ATGAAGCTCGGCATCGCCACCGTCTCCATCTCCGGCACGCTGGACGAGAAGATCGATGCCATCGCGGGCGCGGGTTTCGACGGGATCGAGATTTTCGAGCAGGATTTCATCGCAGACACGCGGCCACCCCGTGCGGTGGGGCAGCGCATCCGCGAGGCGGGGCTGGAGCTAATGCTGTTCCAGCCTTTCCGTGATTTCGAGGGGCTGCCAGGCGACTTGCGCCGCAAAGCGTTCGACCGGGCCGAACGCAAGTTCGATCTTATGCAAGAATTGGGCTGCGAGCTCGTGCTCGTCTGTTCCTCCGTCCATCCAGACGCGCTCGGCGGCATCGACCGGGCCGCCGACGATTTCGCTGAATTGGGGGAGCGGGCCGGGCCGCGCGGCCTTCGCATCGGCTTTGAGGCCCTGGCCTGGGGCCGTCACGTCGACGATCACCGCGACGCGTGGGAGATCGTTCGTCGCGCCGATCACCCGAATGTCGGCCTGATCCTCGACAGTTTTCACACCCTCGGGCGCGGCATTGACCCCGACACGATCCGCCGCATCCCCGGCGACCGCATCTTTTTCGTGCAACTGGCCGATGCCCCGAAAATCGACATGGACCTTCTCTACTGGTCCCGCCACTTCCGCAACATGCCCGGTGAGGGTGACCTGGACGTGCCTGCCTTCATGCGTGCGGTCATGGCGACCGGATACGAGGGCCCCGCAAGCCTCGAAATCTTCAATGACCAATTCCGTGGTGGACCGGCCCAACAGATCGCGCAGGCAGGCAAACGCGCGCTCCTCAACTTGATGGATGACGTTCGCAGGACGGAGCCGAATATCACGGTCGCCCTGCCTCCGATGCCCGCGCCGACACCCCCGACCGCTGTGGAATTCGTCGAGTTCGCCACGCGCGGCGCGGAGGCGGAGGCCCTTTCGCGCCTGCTTGAAACGATGGGGTTCCGGCACACGGCGCAGCACAAGACCAAGGATTTGGCACTCTGGCAACAGGGCAGCATCCGCATCCTCCTGAACGCGGAGACGCGCGGCCATGCCGACACGTCCTATATCGCGCGCGGCACGAATGTCTGTGATCTCGGCCTGCGTGTGCCGTCGGCGACGGATGCCATGGGCCGTGCCTTGGCGCTTGGCGCCAGCCCCTTCCTACAGCCCCGCCAAACCGGAGAGATGGACCTGCCCGCAATCCGTGGGCTTGGCGGGTCGGTCCTGCATTTCGTGGATGGCGGCACGTTGCAGGTCTGGGACGTAGAATTCGACCCGGTCGCGTCAAGCGGCCCGGATGCGGGGCTGATCGCCGTGGACCACGTGGCCCAGACCATGGGCTACGAAGAGATGCTGTCGTGGTCGCTGTTCTACACCACGCTGTTCGGACTGGGCAAAGAGCCGATGATCGACGTGATCGATCCGGACGGATTGGTCCGGTCCCAGGCCTTGTCCTCACCGAATGGCGGCGTCCGGATCACCCTGAACGGGGCCGACACCCACCGGACCCTCGCGGGCGGGTTCCTGGCCGAAAGCTTTGGCGCATCCGTTCAGCACGTTGCATTTGCGACCGATGACATATTCGCGACCGCACGCGCGCTGGACGGCACGGGCTTCCGGGCCCTCCCGATGCCTGAGAATTATTACGCCGACCTCGCCTCCCGCTTCGATCTGGCGCCCGCGATGCTGGAGGCCATGGCGCGGGCCAACATCCTCTATGAACGCGACGGGGGGGCGGAATTCTTCCAGCTCTACTCGCGCCCGTTCCTGAGCGGTCTTTTCTTCGAAATCGTGCAACGGTCGGACGGCTACACAGGCTACGGCGCGGCCAACGCGCCCTTCCGCATCGCCGCGTTGAAACGCCTGGGTCGGGGCAGGGGAATACCGCGCGGCTAG
- a CDS encoding 3-keto-5-aminohexanoate cleavage protein yields the protein MEKIIIEARVNELATRQGNPHVPFLPAEIIADAKACYDAGASIVHFHGRNADGTPSHDPNFYLETNAGIRAQSDILIHPTLGYVANDADAKGRFAAIEEMMKSADTAPDFAPMDTGSVNVDWWNPTEGKYDTTELIYKNSTGTLMYFAERIRHYNLTPYLVSWNVSFTRQIEQFLKMGVLDAPAYVCFCMTDEIIFAGHPGTEAGLDAHTAFLPPEFETVWTVVNYKGDLFELTEKIIRQGGHISIGLGDYAYMDGARHMTNAEVIAKVADQARSLGREPATVAETRRILNIKTPRIAA from the coding sequence ATGGAGAAGATCATCATCGAGGCACGGGTGAATGAGCTTGCGACACGGCAGGGCAACCCGCATGTGCCCTTCCTGCCAGCGGAGATCATCGCCGACGCCAAGGCGTGTTATGACGCGGGCGCATCCATCGTGCATTTCCACGGTCGCAACGCCGATGGCACGCCGTCCCACGATCCGAATTTCTATCTTGAGACAAACGCGGGCATCCGCGCGCAATCGGATATCCTGATCCACCCGACGCTTGGCTACGTGGCCAATGACGCCGATGCAAAGGGCCGCTTTGCCGCCATCGAAGAGATGATGAAATCCGCCGACACCGCTCCCGATTTCGCACCGATGGACACCGGCAGCGTGAATGTCGATTGGTGGAACCCCACGGAGGGGAAATACGACACCACCGAATTGATCTACAAGAACTCCACCGGCACGTTGATGTATTTCGCCGAACGCATCCGCCACTACAATCTGACGCCCTACCTGGTCAGCTGGAACGTCAGCTTCACGCGGCAGATCGAGCAATTCCTCAAAATGGGTGTGCTCGACGCGCCGGCCTATGTCTGCTTTTGCATGACCGATGAAATCATCTTCGCCGGTCATCCCGGCACCGAAGCCGGGCTTGATGCACACACGGCTTTCCTGCCGCCCGAATTTGAAACCGTCTGGACGGTCGTGAACTACAAGGGCGACCTGTTCGAGCTGACCGAAAAGATCATCCGGCAGGGTGGACACATCTCCATCGGCCTCGGTGATTATGCCTACATGGATGGCGCGCGACACATGACCAACGCCGAGGTCATCGCCAAGGTCGCCGATCAGGCCCGCAGCCTTGGGCGCGAGCCCGCGACGGTCGCCGAGACGCGCCGCATCCTCAACATAAAGACCCCCCGCATCGCGGCCTGA
- a CDS encoding TRAP transporter small permease: MFTRLKAGLDTLTNSIAAAMLAAMFFTFLLQVGSRYTPQIVDNLGLSGRYVWLDNIEPLGWTLELCLILWVWIVFFGCAFNVREKDHVTFDIFYLAAPRGPRRIMALIASAAIVVGMALSFLPTWDYVDFMRMRRTSTVENPFTGDRIRLKWIFIIYMVFLGALVLRYGWRFIDTLRNGPPDDHHLIDLEPEPPAIRHGEDAT; encoded by the coding sequence ATGTTCACAAGACTGAAAGCGGGCCTCGATACCCTTACCAATTCCATCGCCGCGGCCATGCTCGCGGCGATGTTCTTTACCTTCCTGCTACAGGTCGGCTCTCGCTACACGCCGCAGATCGTGGACAATCTTGGTCTGAGTGGCCGTTACGTCTGGCTCGACAATATCGAGCCTTTGGGATGGACGCTTGAGCTTTGCCTGATCCTGTGGGTCTGGATCGTGTTCTTCGGCTGCGCGTTCAACGTGCGCGAGAAGGATCACGTGACCTTCGACATCTTCTACCTCGCCGCACCGCGCGGGCCGCGCCGCATCATGGCCCTGATCGCGTCGGCGGCCATCGTCGTGGGCATGGCGCTGTCGTTCCTGCCCACTTGGGACTACGTCGATTTCATGCGCATGCGCCGGACGTCGACGGTCGAGAACCCGTTTACCGGCGATCGTATCCGCCTGAAATGGATCTTCATCATCTACATGGTGTTCCTCGGCGCGCTGGTCCTTCGCTACGGCTGGCGGTTCATCGACACGCTCCGCAACGGACCGCCCGACGATCATCACCTGATCGACCTTGAGCCCGAGCCACCGGCCATCCGCCATGGCGAGGATGCGACATGA
- a CDS encoding TRAP transporter large permease subunit translates to MDIGTITLLIIAAMATLLMMGVPLAFVSGSIAVILAVTFFGPNSLFIVASRTVDFIDSFALIAVPMFVIMASFMEKSGVAKDLYRAFHVWAGSLRGGIGVVTIFVAVILGATTGIIGGEIVLLGLIALPQMLRLGYDKKLAIGIITAGGSLGTMIPPSIILIFYGLTAEVNISHLFLATLIPGLMLASFYATYVLLRCGLNPAMGPALGPEERDMPLSEKLRLFKGVALPVAVAGGVLVSIYAGLASITESAALGAFGAAVAAWARGTLSYAMIREVMVQALRTCGMVFWLVFGTNALIGVYNLMGGIDFASTMLAGVSDNPSVILAVMVGVFILLGFFIDWIGILFLTMPIFLPVLTELGYDPIWFGIVFNLSMQIAYLTPPFGPACFYLKGAAPEGVTLQDIFSAQWPFIGLQIIALAIVILWPDLSLWLPRLFYG, encoded by the coding sequence ATGGATATCGGCACGATCACCCTTCTGATCATCGCAGCCATGGCGACGCTGTTGATGATGGGCGTGCCACTCGCCTTCGTGTCCGGGTCCATCGCCGTCATTCTGGCCGTCACGTTCTTCGGTCCGAATTCGCTGTTCATCGTGGCGAGCCGAACGGTCGATTTCATCGACAGCTTCGCGCTGATCGCCGTGCCGATGTTCGTCATCATGGCGAGTTTTATGGAGAAGTCGGGCGTCGCCAAGGACCTCTACCGCGCGTTCCATGTCTGGGCCGGCAGCTTGCGCGGCGGCATCGGCGTGGTGACGATCTTCGTGGCCGTCATCCTTGGGGCCACAACCGGCATCATAGGTGGCGAAATCGTCCTCCTGGGCCTGATCGCGCTGCCCCAGATGCTGCGGCTTGGCTATGACAAGAAGCTGGCCATCGGCATCATCACGGCAGGCGGATCGCTCGGCACCATGATCCCGCCCTCGATCATCCTGATCTTCTACGGTCTGACGGCAGAGGTGAATATCTCTCACCTCTTCCTCGCAACCTTGATCCCCGGCCTGATGCTGGCGAGCTTCTACGCAACCTACGTTTTGCTGCGCTGCGGATTGAACCCCGCCATGGGCCCGGCTCTCGGCCCGGAGGAGCGGGATATGCCGCTTTCCGAAAAGCTGCGCCTTTTCAAGGGTGTGGCCCTGCCCGTGGCCGTTGCGGGAGGGGTTTTGGTGTCGATCTATGCGGGCCTCGCCTCCATCACCGAAAGCGCGGCCCTTGGGGCCTTCGGGGCCGCCGTCGCCGCATGGGCGCGCGGCACGCTCAGCTACGCGATGATCCGCGAGGTGATGGTCCAGGCGCTGCGCACCTGCGGCATGGTGTTCTGGCTGGTCTTCGGCACCAACGCCCTGATCGGGGTCTACAACCTGATGGGCGGGATCGACTTCGCCTCGACCATGCTGGCGGGCGTGTCCGACAATCCGTCCGTGATCCTGGCAGTGATGGTTGGTGTTTTCATCCTGCTGGGGTTCTTCATCGACTGGATAGGCATCCTCTTCCTGACCATGCCGATCTTCCTGCCGGTTCTGACGGAACTGGGTTATGACCCGATCTGGTTCGGCATCGTCTTCAACCTGTCGATGCAGATCGCCTACCTCACACCGCCCTTCGGCCCGGCCTGTTTCTACCTCAAAGGTGCGGCCCCCGAGGGCGTGACGCTGCAAGACATCTTCTC